One Drosophila kikkawai strain 14028-0561.14 chromosome 3L, DkikHiC1v2, whole genome shotgun sequence genomic window carries:
- the LOC138928448 gene encoding uncharacterized protein has translation MLYLRCFRAAQDLLMQTVRDLDVEVAVLSEPYKAPSTHGWATDRSGKAALWMCGREHTHLSDVRSADGFVRGRAGGVWVYSCYLAPSLTLEAFSSIIDALSDDIRGRSNSLVGGDFNAWAHDWGSPSTNARGHTILVPFASLDIALLNEGTQQTFNRAGAGSIIDLTYASSALACQARWRISEIYTASDHEAILVSLSENSPRRSVPPSANKAYRQDTFNAQAFSSALSGLATNEADSANVAAFKLAVAVERACDACIRQRKTFRRHHKPVYWWNDDIATLR, from the exons ATGCTTTATCTGCGCTGCTTCCG GGCCGCGCAGGACCTGCTGATGCAGACAGTGCGCGACCTGGACGTGGAGGTGGCGGTgctcagcgagccatacaaGGCTCCTAGCACACACGGCTGGGCCACGGACCGATCCGGCAAGGCTGCGCTATGGATGTGTGGACGGGAACACACCCACTTGTCCGACGTCAGATCTGCGGATGGTTTTGTTCGTGGTAGAGCTGGAGGAGTGTGGGTGTATAGCTGCTACCTGGCTCCGAGCCTCACCCTGGAGGCGTTTAGCAGCATCATTGACGCGCTCAGCGACGACATCCGGGGACGAAGCAACTCATTAGtgggcggcgacttcaacgcaTGGGCACATGATTGGGGGTCGCCCTCAACCAACGCCCGAGGCCACACCATCCTGGTGCCCTTCGCTTCCCTGGACATCGCTCTGCTCAACGAGGGTACCCAGCAAACCTTCAATAGGGCGGGAGCAGGGTCCATAATCGACCTTACATACGCTAGCAGCGCACTAGCCTGCCAAGCCAGGTGGAGAATAAGCGAAATTTACACAgccagcgaccacgaggcCATCCTCGTTTCCCTCAGCGAGAACTCACCCCGCAGATCGGTTCCGCCTAGCGCAAACAAGGCGTACCGGCAGGACACGTTCAACGCCCAAGCGTTCTCGAGTGCCCTATCGGGCCTAGCCACCAATGAAGCGGACAGTGCCAATGTCGCTGCGTTCAAGCTGGCGGTAGCGGTCGAGCGTGCATGTGACGCATGCATACGGCAACGGAAAACGTTCCGAAGGCACCACAAACCTGTCTACTGGTGGAACGACGACATAGCTACCCTACGCTGA